Proteins encoded together in one Lysinibacillus sp. FSL K6-0232 window:
- a CDS encoding RelA/SpoT family protein, translated as MAKEQILTPEDVFELVKSYMNAENVAFVKKAYEVARDAHIEQFRSSGEPYIIHPVQVAGILAELQMDPATVAAGFLHDVVEDTDVTRDDLVREFGEEVAVLVDGVTKLGKIKYLSKEAQQAENHRKMFVAMAQDIRVILIKLADRLHNMRTLKHLPAEKQRRISKETLEIFAPLAHRLGISAVKWELEDTALRYLNPQQYYRIVSLMKKKREEREAYLENVMAEMKSQLAEVEIEADIYGRPKHIYSIYRKMVLQKKQFNEIYDLLAIRVLVDSIKDCYAVLGIVHTLWKPMPGRFKDYIAMPKQNLYQSLHTTVIGPYGDPLEVQIRTKEMHQIAEYGIAAHWAYKEGRKVDQQKQNVDQKLTWFREILEFQNESSNAEEFMESLKFDLFSDMVYVFTPEGDVIELPAGSVPIDFAYRVHSEVGNRTIGAKVNGKMVPLDTPLKTGDIIEILTSKQSFGPSRDWLKIAQSSQAKNKIKQFFKRHLREENIVKGKDMIEKEIRAQDFDLKETMSAENLKRVCDKFNYTNEDDLYAAVGMNGITAQQVVNRLAEKRRKEREQEEALEKIEQKMKNPVPQKRTESGVIVKGIDNMLIRLSRCCTPVPGDDIVGFITKGRGVSVHRADCPNIQVEDEQERLIEVEWEHGITPVKKEYPVDIEVSAFDRPGILNEVMQIVSEAKTNILAVSGRADHDKIATIHLTIAISDISHLHKVVERIKQTPDIYSVQRVIN; from the coding sequence ATGGCGAAAGAGCAAATTTTGACTCCTGAGGACGTTTTTGAGTTGGTCAAATCCTACATGAATGCTGAAAATGTCGCATTCGTGAAAAAAGCATATGAAGTAGCAAGGGATGCTCATATTGAGCAATTCCGTAGCTCTGGTGAACCGTATATTATTCACCCAGTACAAGTAGCAGGTATTCTCGCTGAATTACAAATGGACCCAGCAACTGTAGCGGCAGGTTTTTTACATGATGTTGTCGAAGATACGGATGTTACACGGGATGATTTGGTACGGGAATTTGGTGAAGAGGTAGCCGTGCTTGTTGACGGTGTAACAAAGTTAGGGAAAATTAAATATTTATCAAAAGAAGCACAGCAAGCAGAAAATCATCGAAAAATGTTTGTAGCAATGGCACAGGATATTCGTGTGATTTTAATTAAGCTAGCAGACCGTCTTCATAATATGCGTACATTAAAGCACTTACCTGCTGAAAAACAACGACGCATTTCAAAAGAAACATTAGAAATTTTTGCACCACTTGCACATCGTCTTGGAATTTCGGCTGTTAAATGGGAGCTTGAAGATACAGCACTTCGCTATTTAAATCCACAGCAATATTACCGTATTGTTAGTTTGATGAAGAAAAAGCGAGAAGAACGTGAAGCTTATCTAGAGAATGTAATGGCTGAAATGAAGTCACAGCTAGCAGAGGTCGAAATTGAGGCAGATATATATGGTCGACCAAAACATATTTATAGTATTTATCGCAAAATGGTACTGCAAAAAAAGCAGTTTAATGAGATTTATGATTTATTAGCCATTCGTGTACTTGTCGATAGCATTAAAGATTGCTATGCCGTGTTAGGAATTGTTCATACATTGTGGAAGCCAATGCCAGGTCGCTTTAAAGACTATATAGCGATGCCAAAGCAAAACTTGTATCAATCCTTGCATACAACAGTCATAGGACCTTATGGCGACCCATTAGAGGTACAGATTCGCACAAAGGAAATGCATCAAATTGCTGAGTACGGGATTGCAGCACACTGGGCATATAAAGAGGGTAGAAAGGTCGATCAACAAAAGCAAAATGTCGATCAAAAACTAACATGGTTCCGTGAAATTTTAGAATTCCAAAATGAATCATCCAATGCTGAGGAATTTATGGAATCCTTAAAATTTGATTTATTTTCTGATATGGTTTACGTCTTTACACCTGAGGGCGATGTTATTGAGTTGCCAGCAGGCTCTGTTCCGATTGATTTTGCCTATCGTGTCCATTCAGAGGTTGGAAATCGTACAATTGGTGCAAAGGTTAACGGTAAAATGGTGCCGCTTGATACACCATTAAAAACAGGCGATATTATTGAAATTTTAACATCTAAGCAATCCTTTGGACCAAGCCGTGATTGGCTAAAGATAGCTCAATCCTCACAGGCAAAAAATAAAATTAAACAATTCTTTAAACGTCATTTGCGCGAAGAAAATATTGTCAAAGGAAAAGATATGATTGAAAAAGAAATTCGTGCACAAGATTTCGATTTAAAGGAAACGATGTCAGCAGAAAACTTAAAACGTGTTTGTGATAAGTTTAATTATACAAACGAAGATGACTTATATGCGGCAGTTGGCATGAATGGTATTACTGCACAGCAAGTTGTGAATCGTTTAGCCGAAAAACGTCGCAAAGAGCGTGAGCAGGAAGAAGCCTTAGAGAAAATCGAACAAAAAATGAAAAATCCGGTTCCCCAAAAACGCACAGAATCAGGTGTCATTGTCAAGGGGATTGATAACATGCTGATTCGCCTGTCACGCTGCTGTACGCCTGTGCCTGGCGATGATATTGTAGGCTTTATTACAAAGGGTAGAGGTGTATCTGTGCACCGTGCTGACTGTCCAAATATTCAAGTGGAAGATGAGCAGGAGCGTTTAATAGAGGTTGAATGGGAGCATGGTATAACACCTGTGAAAAAAGAATACCCTGTTGATATTGAAGTGTCAGCGTTTGATCGACCGGGAATTTTAAACGAAGTGATGCAAATTGTTAGTGAAGCAAAAACAAATATTTTAGCGGTCAGTGGACGTGCTGATCACGATAAAATCGCAACCATTCATTTAACGATTGCCATTTCAGATATTTCGCATTTGCATAAAGTTGTTGAACGAATTAAACAAACACCTGATATTTATTCGGTACAGCGTGTGATCAATTAA
- the dtd gene encoding D-aminoacyl-tRNA deacylase — translation MKVVLQRSKAASVTVDGTVTGAIDQGYVLLVGITQGDTQEDIAYLAKKIANLRLWEDAEGKMNHSILEHGGAILSVSQFTLYGDVKKGNRPSFTGAARPEVAEPLWEAFNQALREHGLQVETGIFGAMMDVALINDGPVTILLESK, via the coding sequence ATGAAAGTAGTATTACAGCGCAGTAAGGCTGCCTCTGTTACAGTGGATGGAACTGTGACGGGAGCGATTGATCAAGGCTATGTACTTTTAGTGGGGATTACACAGGGAGATACACAGGAGGACATCGCCTATTTAGCTAAAAAAATAGCGAATTTACGCCTTTGGGAAGATGCTGAGGGGAAAATGAATCATTCCATTTTAGAGCATGGAGGCGCTATTTTATCTGTTTCACAATTTACGTTATATGGGGATGTCAAAAAGGGGAATCGACCAAGCTTTACAGGTGCAGCAAGACCAGAAGTAGCAGAACCACTATGGGAAGCTTTTAATCAAGCATTACGTGAGCATGGCTTACAGGTGGAAACAGGTATTTTTGGTGCAATGATGGATGTGGCACTCATTAATGATGGTCCAGTAACAATACTTCTAGAATCAAAATAA
- a CDS encoding carbohydrate kinase encodes MNEREQAVLALIRQNPFMSQQEMADAMNLSRPVLANLVSNLMKQGKIVGRAYILPEENEIICIGGANLDRKFHVKGNVQFGTSNPASSSFSVGGVGRNIAENLGRLNHQVTLLTTAGKDADWQVIQEASEPFMNLRYVEQLPEASTGSYTAIMDEQGELALAVANMEVYDLLLPSLLQKYETMLVNAGCFILDLNCPKETVAYMQQVAIARAIPLVIVPVSSPKMNRLPETLQGVTWFICNTDEAETIVGHPIDNATHYEKALHKLLQLGAEHAVITAGSRGVYAASATIAPSHFAAKAIDKIEDVTGAGDAFVSAVIHSWLTGQAFTTCIDAGLTNAKNTLASPYTVRPELSVDVLKSEMEE; translated from the coding sequence ATGAATGAAAGAGAACAGGCGGTGCTTGCTTTAATTCGCCAAAATCCGTTTATGTCTCAGCAGGAGATGGCAGATGCTATGAATCTGTCGCGTCCTGTGCTTGCGAATTTAGTGTCGAATTTAATGAAGCAAGGAAAAATTGTAGGTCGTGCATATATTTTACCTGAAGAAAATGAAATTATTTGTATCGGGGGAGCTAATTTAGACCGTAAATTTCATGTGAAGGGCAATGTTCAATTTGGGACATCCAATCCTGCGAGCTCTTCCTTTAGTGTAGGAGGCGTTGGTCGCAATATTGCTGAAAACTTAGGCAGATTAAACCATCAAGTAACGTTATTGACAACGGCTGGTAAGGATGCCGATTGGCAAGTTATTCAAGAGGCTTCTGAGCCCTTTATGAATTTACGTTATGTGGAGCAGCTACCAGAGGCTTCTACTGGTTCCTATACAGCCATTATGGATGAGCAGGGAGAGCTAGCGTTAGCTGTCGCGAATATGGAGGTTTATGACCTTCTGCTACCGAGTTTGTTACAGAAATATGAAACAATGCTTGTCAATGCTGGCTGCTTTATTTTGGATTTAAATTGTCCAAAAGAAACAGTGGCTTATATGCAGCAAGTAGCGATTGCGCGTGCTATCCCACTTGTTATTGTGCCTGTATCCTCACCTAAAATGAATCGCTTACCTGAAACATTGCAGGGTGTCACATGGTTTATTTGCAACACAGATGAGGCAGAAACAATTGTTGGACATCCAATTGACAACGCTACCCATTATGAAAAGGCATTACACAAGCTTCTGCAGCTAGGAGCTGAGCATGCTGTTATCACAGCGGGCAGCAGGGGTGTCTATGCAGCATCTGCCACAATTGCACCAAGTCATTTTGCTGCGAAGGCAATAGACAAAATTGAGGATGTCACAGGCGCAGGAGATGCCTTTGTCAGTGCGGTTATCCATAGCTGGCTGACAGGGCAAGCTTTTACAACATGTATTGATGCTGGGCTAACAAATGCTAAAAATACGCTGGCATCTCCTTATACTGTAAGACCAGAATTATCAGTTGATGTGTTAAAAAGTGAAATGGAGGAATAA
- a CDS encoding MFS transporter, with the protein MKRIHYSWLILVVTFFSIIVAGITISSAGVFIDPLEREFHWERSTIALAFAISLFLYGISGPFMAALLEIIGLKKMMLSAMATLMVGMAFTFIMSQAWQLIIIWGGIIGLGASLFLTVLSPYVANHWFVKRRGLAVGILTASTATGQLILLPVLAMMIEHYSWRGAISLILILSAIMFMLIAIVIKNKPQDIGITPYGQEGVVEEQPVHINKNPITIAFNGLLAAVKVKAFWLLAGSFFICGLSTSGLIGTHFVSYCISFGIPLVTAASLLSFMGVFNLLGTTISGWLSDRFDNRWLLFWYYLLRGTSLLLLPYALAQGSLILLTIFAIFYGLDWIATVPPTISITRQTFGMQQSSVIYGWIFAAHQVGAAVAAYGGGLIYKFFNAYTWAFFLAGLFCAMASLCVIIIKKQPKAHL; encoded by the coding sequence ATGAAACGTATTCATTATAGCTGGCTAATTTTAGTTGTTACTTTTTTTTCAATTATTGTAGCGGGGATTACAATTTCCTCAGCAGGTGTTTTTATAGACCCTCTTGAAAGGGAATTCCATTGGGAACGTTCAACAATTGCCTTAGCATTTGCCATCAGCTTATTTTTGTATGGTATATCGGGACCGTTTATGGCAGCGTTACTTGAAATTATAGGCTTAAAGAAAATGATGTTAAGCGCAATGGCTACGTTGATGGTCGGGATGGCGTTCACTTTTATTATGAGTCAAGCATGGCAGTTAATCATAATCTGGGGAGGTATAATTGGTCTTGGTGCAAGCCTCTTTTTAACAGTGCTAAGCCCGTATGTGGCTAATCATTGGTTTGTGAAGCGAAGAGGGCTAGCGGTTGGTATTTTAACGGCTAGCACAGCAACAGGTCAATTAATTTTATTGCCAGTTTTAGCTATGATGATTGAACACTATTCTTGGAGAGGTGCCATCAGCTTAATTCTTATTCTTAGTGCCATTATGTTTATGCTGATTGCCATTGTCATTAAAAACAAACCGCAGGATATAGGTATCACGCCGTATGGGCAGGAAGGTGTGGTAGAGGAACAGCCTGTTCATATTAATAAAAATCCAATTACGATTGCCTTTAATGGTTTGTTAGCGGCAGTTAAAGTAAAAGCATTTTGGCTATTGGCAGGTAGCTTTTTTATTTGTGGGCTATCAACAAGTGGACTAATTGGTACGCATTTTGTTTCTTATTGTATTAGCTTTGGCATCCCTTTAGTGACCGCTGCATCATTGCTATCATTTATGGGTGTCTTTAATTTACTTGGGACAACAATCTCAGGCTGGCTATCTGATCGTTTTGACAATCGTTGGCTATTGTTTTGGTATTATTTATTAAGAGGGACTTCTTTATTATTACTGCCGTATGCACTTGCACAAGGGTCACTTATTTTATTAACAATTTTTGCAATATTTTATGGACTTGATTGGATTGCTACAGTGCCGCCAACCATTAGCATTACACGCCAAACATTTGGTATGCAGCAAAGTAGTGTCATCTATGGCTGGATATTTGCAGCACACCAAGTAGGGGCCGCCGTTGCTGCATATGGAGGGGGACTTATTTATAAGTTTTTCAATGCTTATACATGGGCATTTTTCCTTGCAGGTCTATTTTGTGCCATGGCGAGTTTATGTGTGATTATTATTAAAAAGCAACCTAAAGCGCATTTATAA
- a CDS encoding pseudouridine-5'-phosphate glycosidase, with product MKEFIVLSEEVKAGQAKGLPIVALESTIISHGMPYPQNVQTAREVEQIIRDNGAVPATIALIDGKIKIGLSDEELEMFGNAQDVAKASRRDLGYLLATKKLGATTVAATMICAELAGIEIFVTGGIGGVHRGAETTMDISADLEELAQTNVAVICAGAKSILDIGLTLEYLETKGVPVAGYGTAELPAFYTRQSGFDVNFQLDTPEEVAEMLRAKWQLGLKGGAVIANPIPEADALEHAFITAIIEKALVEAEENGIQGKNVTPFLLGKVKELTEGKSLDANIALVKNNAVVGAKIAVAYNQLH from the coding sequence ATGAAAGAATTTATCGTATTATCAGAGGAAGTAAAAGCAGGACAAGCAAAGGGCTTACCAATCGTTGCATTAGAATCAACAATTATTTCACATGGTATGCCATACCCGCAAAACGTACAAACTGCACGAGAAGTCGAGCAAATTATTCGTGATAATGGTGCAGTGCCAGCGACAATTGCCTTAATTGATGGCAAAATAAAAATTGGTTTATCGGATGAAGAGCTTGAAATGTTTGGCAATGCGCAAGATGTAGCAAAAGCTTCTCGTCGTGACTTAGGCTATTTACTTGCAACGAAAAAATTAGGTGCTACAACAGTTGCAGCGACAATGATTTGTGCAGAGCTTGCAGGTATCGAAATTTTTGTAACAGGTGGTATTGGTGGCGTACACCGCGGTGCGGAAACAACAATGGATATTTCGGCTGACTTAGAAGAATTAGCACAAACAAATGTAGCCGTTATTTGTGCAGGAGCAAAATCTATTTTAGATATTGGTTTAACATTAGAGTATCTTGAAACGAAAGGCGTACCAGTTGCTGGCTATGGTACGGCTGAATTACCAGCATTCTATACACGTCAAAGTGGCTTTGATGTAAACTTCCAGCTTGATACACCAGAGGAAGTTGCTGAAATGCTACGTGCGAAATGGCAATTAGGCTTAAAAGGTGGCGCTGTGATCGCAAATCCAATTCCAGAAGCGGATGCATTAGAGCATGCATTTATTACAGCTATTATTGAAAAAGCTTTAGTAGAAGCTGAAGAGAATGGTATTCAAGGTAAAAATGTTACACCATTCTTACTTGGAAAAGTAAAGGAGCTAACAGAAGGCAAAAGCCTTGATGCAAATATTGCATTGGTGAAAAATAATGCAGTAGTAGGTGCAAAAATTGCTGTAGCCTATAATCAACTACATTAA
- a CDS encoding MarR family winged helix-turn-helix transcriptional regulator: MKNIDYTQICVCANLRKKTRVVTQLYDKLLQPTGLKITQYSMLANIAHYQAVSISRLGDILQLDQTTVTRNIRLLKEQDYVQLTKDTQDARSKNITLTDKGFAKLNEARPIWQAIQRRVIDDIGIEKYTDFYDTLQTLQKIIKSYDEEDNI; encoded by the coding sequence ATGAAAAACATAGATTATACACAAATATGTGTTTGTGCAAACCTTCGAAAAAAAACAAGGGTTGTCACGCAATTATATGATAAGCTACTTCAGCCTACAGGTTTAAAAATCACACAATATTCCATGCTGGCAAACATCGCTCATTACCAAGCTGTGTCGATTAGTCGCTTAGGTGATATTTTGCAGCTTGACCAAACAACTGTTACACGCAATATCCGTCTATTAAAGGAACAAGATTATGTACAGCTAACAAAGGATACGCAAGATGCTCGCAGTAAAAATATTACGCTTACTGATAAGGGCTTCGCAAAGCTCAATGAAGCAAGACCTATTTGGCAAGCTATTCAAAGGAGAGTAATTGACGATATTGGTATCGAAAAGTACACAGATTTCTACGATACTTTGCAAACACTGCAAAAAATTATCAAGTCCTATGATGAAGAAGATAACATATAA
- a CDS encoding SH3 domain-containing protein, with translation MRKKILHSIIIFILMVTITFPNKGYIQNAFADTSDLKVAGTILHLREGPGLSYPIITTLEEGDPLTSIGREGDWIQVKAGSYEGWVASWLTTSTNATQSIHKTVIAQVDRLNIRTEPDISSAVLGQLSTGNQANLLKENDGWAKIDWNGLTGWVSKDYVTINDSSPEQEQEQKQEPESKEDTVEVSTPTINKDTTFTILVDTLNVRKKPDLNAKKVGTVTKGQAFKVLAHEHNWVQIQYDKKKTGWVYSFYGTFSNQVKSTSKASSSKEVESVTIIYNGTNLRTDASTASDVVERVDAGKTYPIVGVKNDFYEIQLDDGTAFVANSVVTTSADKTTVSQKEQTTPRKKGTLNGLTIVVDAGHGGNDHGTTGQRGTEEKDITLKTATLLASKLSAAGANVVMTRESDEYVALRKRVSIAHQYEADAFISIHYDATDDSSINGFTSYYMNSNQKGLAEAIHDGLASKVDLRDRGTQQGNFLVLRENRQKAVLVELGFLSNSSEERVITTAKFREQATLGLYQGILNYFNNEE, from the coding sequence ATGAGGAAAAAAATTTTACATAGTATCATTATCTTTATACTCATGGTAACAATTACGTTTCCAAATAAGGGCTATATTCAAAACGCATTTGCTGATACTAGTGACTTGAAAGTAGCTGGGACGATTCTTCATTTACGTGAGGGACCCGGATTATCCTATCCCATTATTACGACGTTAGAAGAAGGTGACCCACTAACCTCTATTGGTCGTGAAGGTGATTGGATTCAAGTAAAAGCTGGGAGCTATGAAGGTTGGGTTGCCTCTTGGCTCACAACATCGACAAATGCTACACAAAGCATTCATAAAACTGTTATCGCACAGGTGGATCGTTTAAATATTCGAACAGAGCCAGACATTTCTTCAGCTGTTCTTGGGCAGCTTTCTACAGGAAATCAAGCAAATCTGCTAAAAGAAAATGATGGCTGGGCTAAAATTGATTGGAATGGGCTAACAGGCTGGGTTTCTAAAGATTATGTAACGATTAACGACAGCTCCCCTGAACAAGAACAAGAGCAAAAACAAGAACCTGAATCCAAAGAGGACACTGTAGAAGTATCTACACCAACTATTAATAAAGATACGACCTTTACCATTTTAGTAGACACCCTCAATGTTCGTAAAAAGCCAGACTTAAATGCTAAAAAAGTTGGCACTGTTACAAAAGGTCAGGCCTTTAAGGTGCTTGCACATGAGCATAATTGGGTACAAATTCAATATGATAAGAAAAAAACAGGATGGGTCTATAGCTTTTATGGTACATTTTCAAATCAGGTAAAAAGCACATCGAAAGCCTCCTCTTCAAAAGAAGTAGAGTCCGTTACAATTATCTACAATGGGACAAACTTGCGTACAGATGCCTCAACAGCCTCTGATGTAGTGGAGCGTGTCGATGCGGGTAAAACCTATCCAATTGTAGGCGTTAAAAATGATTTTTATGAAATACAATTGGATGACGGAACAGCCTTTGTTGCGAATTCGGTTGTCACAACAAGTGCCGATAAAACAACTGTCTCTCAAAAAGAACAGACAACGCCTCGTAAAAAAGGAACATTAAACGGACTAACGATCGTGGTGGATGCTGGTCATGGAGGAAATGACCATGGCACAACGGGTCAACGTGGTACAGAGGAAAAGGATATTACGTTAAAAACAGCCACGCTTCTTGCTTCCAAGTTGAGTGCTGCTGGTGCAAATGTGGTCATGACAAGGGAATCTGATGAATATGTAGCATTAAGAAAGCGTGTATCCATTGCCCATCAATATGAGGCAGATGCATTTATTAGCATTCATTATGATGCAACTGACGATAGCTCAATTAATGGCTTTACTTCCTACTATATGAATAGCAATCAAAAAGGGCTTGCAGAAGCGATTCATGATGGACTTGCTAGTAAGGTTGATTTAAGAGATCGTGGCACACAACAAGGCAATTTTTTAGTGCTACGAGAAAATCGCCAAAAAGCTGTTCTTGTTGAGCTAGGCTTCCTGAGTAATTCAAGTGAGGAACGAGTAATTACAACGGCTAAATTCCGTGAGCAAGCAACACTTGGTCTTTATCAAGGCATTTTAAACTATTTTAATAATGAAGAATAA
- a CDS encoding DUF2642 domain-containing protein, protein MTQMESISNPYLYETLKMMVGQAIVVQTEKSIQQGILMSILPDHIVLEISRTAFFIAMEEIVWVTLDTSKK, encoded by the coding sequence ATGACGCAGATGGAAAGTATATCAAATCCATATTTATACGAAACGCTTAAAATGATGGTTGGTCAGGCAATTGTTGTGCAAACAGAAAAAAGTATTCAGCAAGGTATTCTAATGTCGATACTACCTGACCATATTGTGTTAGAAATAAGTCGTACAGCTTTCTTTATTGCGATGGAGGAAATTGTATGGGTAACATTGGATACAAGTAAAAAATAA
- a CDS encoding YfcC family protein: MEEEQVVKKKSWLKVPHTYTIIFAIIFLAGIASYIIPAGEFERVEDEEGRMLVVDGSYHQIESDPVSFFEVFTAVPMGLEKGAQIIFYIFLVSGVFGIIRSTGAIEAGVYKGVKALEGREKLLIPLSMILFSVGGFTMGMAEETIIFVPIGVAIARAMGFDAVTGTAMITLGAASGFFGGMLNPFTVGVAQSLADVPLFSGIGFRAVVYVFVLAFAIFYVSRYAFKVKKNPQASVIYDIEQKAKSTVATLDIPSLTGKHKLVFLVMACGIGFNIYGVFNWGWFLTQLTASFLIMGLIAGLIGGLKPATIFDSFIEGAKAVTFGALIVGFARAITVVLEQGKIIDTIVYAASETIGHLPHAISAIGMLFIQAILNLFISSGSGQAAATMPIMIPITDLLGLERQVAVLAFQYGDSLTNSIIPTSSALMAYLAVAGIPYEKWIKFIWKMILGWAIIACIALVVAVALGIS, translated from the coding sequence ATGGAAGAAGAGCAAGTAGTAAAAAAGAAAAGTTGGTTGAAAGTACCTCATACATATACCATTATTTTTGCTATTATTTTTCTAGCAGGTATTGCGAGCTATATTATTCCAGCAGGTGAGTTTGAGCGTGTAGAGGATGAAGAAGGGCGAATGCTCGTTGTCGATGGTAGTTACCATCAGATTGAAAGTGATCCTGTATCATTTTTCGAAGTGTTTACAGCGGTTCCGATGGGGTTGGAAAAAGGGGCTCAAATTATCTTCTATATTTTCTTGGTAAGTGGTGTATTTGGGATTATTCGTTCCACAGGAGCTATTGAAGCAGGTGTCTATAAAGGTGTAAAAGCTTTAGAGGGCAGAGAAAAGCTACTAATACCGTTATCAATGATTTTATTCTCTGTTGGTGGCTTTACAATGGGAATGGCTGAGGAAACAATTATTTTTGTTCCGATTGGTGTCGCAATCGCCCGTGCAATGGGCTTTGATGCTGTAACAGGAACAGCGATGATCACACTTGGTGCGGCTAGTGGATTTTTTGGAGGAATGCTTAATCCCTTTACAGTAGGTGTGGCGCAATCATTAGCAGATGTACCGCTGTTCTCAGGAATTGGCTTCCGTGCTGTTGTCTATGTGTTTGTGCTAGCCTTTGCTATTTTTTATGTATCTCGTTATGCCTTTAAGGTGAAAAAGAATCCACAGGCTAGTGTTATTTATGATATTGAGCAAAAGGCTAAATCGACTGTGGCTACGCTTGATATTCCTTCATTAACAGGAAAACATAAACTAGTATTTCTTGTAATGGCTTGTGGGATTGGTTTTAATATTTACGGAGTCTTTAATTGGGGCTGGTTTTTAACGCAGTTAACCGCATCATTTTTAATTATGGGTCTTATTGCAGGGCTTATTGGTGGGTTAAAGCCTGCCACTATTTTTGATTCCTTTATTGAGGGCGCAAAGGCTGTTACATTTGGTGCGTTAATTGTTGGGTTTGCTCGTGCTATTACTGTCGTATTAGAGCAAGGGAAAATTATTGATACAATCGTCTATGCGGCATCAGAAACAATCGGTCATTTGCCACATGCGATCAGTGCAATTGGTATGTTATTTATTCAAGCAATCTTAAACCTATTTATTTCATCAGGCAGTGGACAGGCAGCTGCAACAATGCCTATTATGATTCCGATTACAGATTTATTAGGATTAGAGCGACAAGTAGCTGTCTTAGCCTTCCAATATGGAGATTCATTAACAAACTCTATTATTCCTACCTCATCTGCATTAATGGCTTATTTAGCTGTTGCAGGTATCCCTTATGAAAAGTGGATCAAATTTATTTGGAAAATGATTCTTGGCTGGGCTATTATCGCATGTATTGCGTTAGTTGTTGCAGTAGCATTAGGAATTTCATAG